The Pyxidicoccus xibeiensis genome contains the following window.
TCGACCAGCTCGACCAGGCCCTGCTGCTCCAGCTCCTTCAGGTGGTACCCGACCTTCTGCCGCGACGTGGCCAGCTCGCGCGCCAGCGCCGCCGCCGTCGTCGGCGTCGCGAGCCGCTCCAGGATGCGGGCCCTCATGGGCCGGGCCTTCGCCGCGCTGCTGTCCTTCGCCATGCCCGCCTTGTAACGCCGACAAACTTTCCAGGTCAAGACAAAGAAAGTTTGTCGGTAGTCTGTCGGGGCTTCCCGTGCCCTCTTGGAACCAGACCCGCCAAGATGCTGTCCTGCGCGCGTTCCTCCCCGGAGGCCTGGCATGAAGCGGACGTCACTCGTTCTCGTGGTGGTCGTGGCGTTCCTCGCCGGACTCGGACTCTGGTGGGCGCGCAGCCGCTCGGACGGCGCGGGCGCGTCCCCGCCTGGTGCGGCCACGGGCGACTCCACCTCCCAGACGGCATCCGGCGAGCCCGGGTCCCCAGGCGCCTCCGCGCAGGGCGGCACGCCCTCCGGTGCGGCGACCGGCGGCGAGACCGAAGCTGGCACCCCGTACGTCGACGAGCCGATGCGCCAGGAGGAAGGCGCCCTGCGCGTGGAGGTGGTCACCGCCTCGGGGCCGAAGCCGGGCGCCAGGGTGACGCTCTACTACTGGGGGACCCGCGGCGCCCAGGCGGGGAAGCCGCGCTGGTTCGTGGCGGGAAGTGGGCTGACCGATGACGGGGGCTTCCTGACGCTGCACGCGCGGCCGGGGACCTACCTCGTCACCGCCAGGGCCAACGGCCTCGCCACGGCCCGAGCCCACGTCACCCGGCCGCGCGGTGAGGCGACGACTTCGGTCCGCCTCACGCTCGACTTCGGCGGCAACCTCGAGGGCGTCACCGTGGAGAAGGGCTCGAAGACGCCCGTGCCGCTCGTGGAGCTCACCCTGACCCCGCGCGCGTCCAGCGGCGGCGCCTCGATTCCCGCCGCCCTCTCGATGAGCGCGTCGATGCCCGAGGAGGAGCGTCACGCCATCACCAGCAACGGCAGCGGCGAGTTCCTCTTCCAGGGCCTGGCGCTGGGTGAGTACCAGCTGGACGCGAAGGCTCCGGGACGCGCCCCCCGGCGCATCGGCCGCGTCCGCGTGCCCACCGCCGGACTCACCGTCGAGCTGGGGGGCTCGGCCTTCATCGAGGGCTTCGTCGAGCTGGCCGACGGCAAGCCGGCCGCGGGGGCACGCGTGATTGCCTCGGGCACCGGAGACGCGGTGGAGACCGACACGAGCGCGGGTGGCGCCTTCTCGCTCGACGTGCCTCCGGGCGTGTATCAGGTCACCGCGCGCGAGGGAGCGCTGACCGGCGCCTCACCCTCGCGAGTCACCGTGGGCGCTGGAATGACGGTCCGCGACGTGCGCATCCGCCTGGGCGCGGAGGCCTCGCTCGCGGGCCTGGTGCGGCGCAAGGGCTCGGGCGAGCCCATCGCCGGAGCGGCCATCTCCGTCACGCCGGGCGCCCTCGTCTTCAGCGTCGAGGAGGACGCCACCGAGGTGGCCAGCGCCGTCTCCGCGGCGGACGGGCGCTTCGAGGCGGGCGCGCTCGCGCCAGGTATGTACTCCGTGACGGTGCGGGCCCGGGGATTCAAGAAGTGGACGAGGAGCGGCGTCAGCGTACTGGACGGCCAGCGCTTCGACCTCACCGCCGACCTGGAGGCCCACGGCCGCATCGAGGGCACCGTGGTGGACGGGGACGACAAGCCGCTCTCCGGCATCCACGTCACCGCCGAGTCGCGCTGGCGCATGGCTCCGCTGGAGGGCACGCTCGTCACGGTGACGGATGCACAGGGCGCGTTCGTGCTCGAGGGGCTCCCACCGGGAGAGGTGTTCGTGGCGGCCCGCCGTCCGGGCAGCGAGACGAACCTCCGCGAGGGCGTGAAGGTCATGCCGGGCGAGACGAGCCGGGTGCGGCTGAAGCTCGTGGAGGAAGGGCTCCTGGAGGGCACCGTGCGCCTCGAGGGAGGCTACATGCCGCCGAAGCCCGTCACCGTCTCCGCGCTGCGGGAAGGCGCGCCCTACTCTGAGTCCATCAAGGTCCCCGCCACCTCGGAGGGCGCCTGGTCGATGCGGATGCGCGCGGGCCGCTACCGGCTCACCGCGTGGATGACGGACACCGGAAACCAGAGCGGAGACCAGGTGAAGCTGGTGGACCTGGAGGCCGGCGGGAAGAAGCACGTGGCGCTGGAGGTGCGTGAGGCACGCAAGCCCATCCTCGTCACGGTGCTGGAGCCCAATGGAGCGCCCAGCGTCAGCGCCACGGTGATGGGGAGCGAGGTGGGCAAGCACGAGATCCTCATCGAGGACGTCACCGACGCCTCCGGCCAGGTCACGGTGGTGGCGGATGGCATGGGCGGCACCGCGCTGCACCTGTGGGCCACCAATGGCGGGCGGCGCGGAGACCTGCCCTCGGTGCCCACGTCCCGGAGCGCCGTCACGCTGCAGCTGTCCCCGGGAGGACGCCTCAGCGGCAGCGTGCGCTCGGCGGGCGGTCGCCCCGTCGAGGGCTTCCGGCTCGTGGCCGCCGCCGTCCGGAAGGACGATGACTTCCTCACCACTCAGGAGCTGGACTTCGCCGGAGACCGGTTCGTCGTGGAGGACATGGTCTCAGGGCCGGTCACGCTCACCGTCACGTTGCCGGATGGCCGCGCCGGGAAGGCGGAGGCCACCTGCGCCGCCGGCACCACCACGCAGGTGGACGTCGTCGTGGAGGCCGGGGGCAGCCTCACCGGCCGGCTGGTGGACACCGCGGGCGCGCCGGTGGCGGACGCCTTCGTGGACGTGGACGGCGTCCTCACACCGAGGACGGGGGCGGATGGGCGCTTCCGGGTGGAGGACCTCGCGCCCGGCCCGCACCGGGTCTCCGCCTGGAAGGGCAGCGGGCTGCGGGAAGACCGGGAGGTGAGCATCACCCCGGGCAAGGCGCTGGACCTGGGCGACTGGCGCATGGGGCCCGCGCGCGTCGAGCCAGGGCGCCTGGGGCTCTATTTCGGGATGAGTGGAGACGACGTCACCGTGAGCTGGCTCGCGCAGGGAGGCCCCTCCGCGTCACTGCGCATCGGCGACGTGGTGAAGGCCATCGACGGAGCCGCCGTGCGGGACCCGGGTGAAGCCCGCCAGCGCGAGCTGGGCGCCCCGGGCAGCCCGGCCACGCTGCTCATCCTCCGCGAGGGTCGGACCTGGCCCGTCACCCTCAACCGGGCCCTGTAGCCGGGGCCCTCCGGGGCGATGGACGACGACCCGAAGGCGTGGCTGGCTCCGAATGGAGTGCAGAGCGTTCAACCAACCGCTGGAGCCCATGAGGGCTCCCGGCGGCACCACCAGGAGTCATCATGAGCACCAGCACCCTCGCCGCGCCGCAGCTCGTCATCAACAGCCGGATGCTGTACTCGAGCTGGATTCCCGCCGACCCGAAGGCCGCCGCGGCGCTGCTGCCCAGGGGGCTGTCGCCCGCGGCCAACCGCGCCATCTACATGAACCAGTACGTGGTGGACTCGGCGGACCAGACGTCGGGCTTCGGCGCGTACTCGCTGACGTACCTGGGCCTGGACCTCGCGGACCACTTCGCGCCCGACGGCGTGACGCCGGGCCGCTTCTTCACGCACTACCTCAACTCCTCGCAGGGGGTGCGCGACTACGTGAGCGAGCGCGGCGTGCCCGCCTCGCATGGCACCACCACGCTGGAGCTGGAGGACGGCCGGCTGGTGGCCACCACGCGCGTGGACGGCATCCCCGTCATCCGCACGGTGGCGCGGGTGGGCCAGCAGATTGCCTCGGTGGCGCGCGGCCAGCTCATGTACGTGACGCAGGTGAAGAACAAGCTGATGGCGGGCAACTACCCCTACGTCGGGGAGATTGCCGCCGGCTTCGAGCTCCAGACCCTGGAGTTCCTCGCGCCGGACCACCCGGTGTACGCGCTGCGCCCGGCCAGCCCGCTGCAGAAGGTGGAGGCCTGGTGCTGGTACGCGCACCGCGACTCGTTCGTCTACCCGGGCGGTGAGTACGAGCTGAAGAAGTAACGCTCCGTCAGGGCGTGCCCGCGTCGGCGACGAAGCGGGCCATCCACTCCACCGCGCCTCGGATGGCCTCGTCCCAGTCCTGCTGCGGCATCATGTGCCCGGCGCCAGGGTACTCCCGGTGCCGCAGCCGCTCCGGGGCCGCCGCGTAGAGCGGCTCCAGCCGCGCATGGAAAGCCCGGGCCGGCTCGGCCGGTACCACGTCGTCCGCGCCCGCGTTCTGGCTGAACAGCGCCACCGGGAAGAAGCGCTCGGGCCTCAGGTGCGGGCTCTCCGGCCACGGCAGGCGCCACTCCGGCGACGCGAGCAGCGGCGTGGCGGCGGCCACCCGCGCCCCCAGCGCCACGGCCGCGTAGGTGATGAAGCCGCCCATGGAGACGCCGCACAGACCCAGTCGCTCGGGTGAGGCACCCTGCTGCACCAGGGCCTCCAGCAGGGCCGGTACCTCGCGGGCCGTGGCGAGCACGAGCGACAGGAACTCCGCCTCTACGTGCGGATTGCCATCCCGGAAACGGGCGTCAAAGTCGTGGAGGCGCCGGGCGCCATGGCCCACCGCATCCACGCCTACCGCGAACAGCCCTCGCGCGGCGAAGGCGCCCAGCTCTGGCGCGTTCACATCCTTGGAGGCGCCCAGGCCGTGGAAGAAGAGCACCGCGCCCCGGCGGAGCGCCTCCTCGCGAGGCCCCGCGTGGACGGACACGGCGGGCGCGCCCGCGAGGGAGAAGTCCTGCGTGTGGAAGTGCACGGCCCGAGTCTACCGCTACTCCTTGCCGCCCTTGTTCGGCAGGAGCTGGTCCTTCATCGCCTTGAGGGACTGCTTGAGGATGCCACCGGCATTCACATCCCCCTTCGCCAGCGCCTGGGCGTAGTGCTTCGCCTGCTCGAAGGTGATGTGCGGCGGCAGCAGCGGCACGTCCGGGTCCACGTACGCCTCGAAGACCACGGGCCTGTCCGCGCTCAGCGCCTCGTCCCACGCGCGCCCGAGCGACTCCGGCCGGTCCACGCGGATGCCCTTCAGCCCCAGCGACTCCGCGTACTTCGCATAGGGGAAATCCGGCAGGTCCTGCGTGGCCGGCAGCTTCGGGTCTCCGGCCAGCACCCGCTGCTCCCACGTCACCATGTTGAGGTCCCGGTTGTTCAGCACCAGGACGATGAAGCGCGGGTCCTTCCACCCCTTCCAGTACTTCGCCACGGTGATGAGCTCCGAGTTCCCGTTCATCTGCATGGCGCCGTCCCCCGCCACGGCGAGCACGGGCCGGTGCGGGAAGGCGAACTTCGCGCCGATGGCGTACGGCACCGCGCAGCCCATGGTGGCCAGGTTGCCGGACACCGACGCCATCATCCCCTTCCGGATGTCCAGGTACTGCGCGAACCAGCTCGTCCCCGAGCCCGAGTCCCCCGTGAGGATGACCTCGTCCGGAAGCTTCGGCGACAGCTCCCAGAACACGCGGCGCGGGTTGAGCGGGTTGGCGCTCTCCATTGCCAGCGCCTCCGCGGTCTTCCGCCACTGCCGGACGCTCTTCTCGAGGGTGTCCCGCCAGCTCCTGTCCTCCTTGCGCTGGAGCAGCGGAATCAGCGCGCGCAGCGTCTCCTGGCTGTCGCCCACAAGCGCGACCTCCATCGGGTAGCGGATGGCGAGCATCCTGCCATCGAGGTCAATCTGCACGCCCCGGGCCTGGCCCTCCTTCGGGAGGAACTCCGAGTACGGGAAGCTGGTGCCGACCATGAGCAGCGTGTCGCACTCGGACATCAGGTCCCAGCTGGCCTTGGTGCCCAGCAGGCCGATGGAGCCGGTGACGAACGGCAGGTCATCGGGCAGCACGGCCTTGCCGAGCAGCGCCTTGGCCACGCCCGCGCCGAGCAGGTCCGCCACCTGGACCACTTCCTCCGCGGCGTTCATCGCTCCGGCGCCCACCAGCATGGCCACCTTCTTGCCGGCGTTGAGCACGTCCGCCGCGCGGCGCAGGTCCGGCTCCCGGGGGAGCACGCGCGGCACGCTGTAGCCCACGCTGGAGTGGACGGTGCCGTGGGCGCGCTCGGGCTTCTGGTATGCCTCCTCCTGGATGTCGTTGGGGAGGATGATGCACGTCACCGTGCGCTCGTAGAGGGCGACGCGCACCGCCCGGTCCACCGCGTGTCGCACGGCGGAGGGGTTGGTGACCATGGTGCAGTACTCGCTGGCCACGTCCTTGAAGAGGGACAGGAGGTCCACCTCCTGCTGGTAGTGGCCACCGAGCACCGCGCGCGACTGCTGCCCGACGATGGCCACCACGGGCTGGTGGTCCAGCTTCGCGTCATAGAGGCCGTTGAGCAGGTGGATGGCGCCGGGCCCGGACGTCGCGAGGCACACGCCGGGCTGGCCGGTGAACTTCGCGTGCGCGCAGGCCATGAAGGCGGACATCTCTTCGTGGCGCGTCTGGACGAAGTGGAACTCCGACGTGCGCCCGAGCGCGCCGAGGATGCCGTTGATGCCATCGCCGGGGTAGCCGTAGATGCGGCGGACGCCCCACTGCGACAGGCGGTAGAGGAGGTAGTCGGAGACGGTGGCGCTCATTGGTGACCCCGGGGCGAAGACCCGCAGGGTCAACCTGGGCACCGCCCGGGTGCGGGGGAAGGCGGCCGGCCATGCAGCCGGGCGCTACTCCGCCCCGGCGGCGTCCTTCTCCAGGCCCACGTTGGTGGGAGCGCGGTTGTAGATGGCCTCGTCCAGCAGGCCCTCCTGTCGGGCCACCAGCACGGGCACCAGCATCTGCCCGGT
Protein-coding sequences here:
- a CDS encoding carboxypeptidase regulatory-like domain-containing protein — protein: MKRTSLVLVVVVAFLAGLGLWWARSRSDGAGASPPGAATGDSTSQTASGEPGSPGASAQGGTPSGAATGGETEAGTPYVDEPMRQEEGALRVEVVTASGPKPGARVTLYYWGTRGAQAGKPRWFVAGSGLTDDGGFLTLHARPGTYLVTARANGLATARAHVTRPRGEATTSVRLTLDFGGNLEGVTVEKGSKTPVPLVELTLTPRASSGGASIPAALSMSASMPEEERHAITSNGSGEFLFQGLALGEYQLDAKAPGRAPRRIGRVRVPTAGLTVELGGSAFIEGFVELADGKPAAGARVIASGTGDAVETDTSAGGAFSLDVPPGVYQVTAREGALTGASPSRVTVGAGMTVRDVRIRLGAEASLAGLVRRKGSGEPIAGAAISVTPGALVFSVEEDATEVASAVSAADGRFEAGALAPGMYSVTVRARGFKKWTRSGVSVLDGQRFDLTADLEAHGRIEGTVVDGDDKPLSGIHVTAESRWRMAPLEGTLVTVTDAQGAFVLEGLPPGEVFVAARRPGSETNLREGVKVMPGETSRVRLKLVEEGLLEGTVRLEGGYMPPKPVTVSALREGAPYSESIKVPATSEGAWSMRMRAGRYRLTAWMTDTGNQSGDQVKLVDLEAGGKKHVALEVREARKPILVTVLEPNGAPSVSATVMGSEVGKHEILIEDVTDASGQVTVVADGMGGTALHLWATNGGRRGDLPSVPTSRSAVTLQLSPGGRLSGSVRSAGGRPVEGFRLVAAAVRKDDDFLTTQELDFAGDRFVVEDMVSGPVTLTVTLPDGRAGKAEATCAAGTTTQVDVVVEAGGSLTGRLVDTAGAPVADAFVDVDGVLTPRTGADGRFRVEDLAPGPHRVSAWKGSGLREDREVSITPGKALDLGDWRMGPARVEPGRLGLYFGMSGDDVTVSWLAQGGPSASLRIGDVVKAIDGAAVRDPGEARQRELGAPGSPATLLILREGRTWPVTLNRAL
- a CDS encoding alpha/beta hydrolase family protein, whose amino-acid sequence is MHFHTQDFSLAGAPAVSVHAGPREEALRRGAVLFFHGLGASKDVNAPELGAFAARGLFAVGVDAVGHGARRLHDFDARFRDGNPHVEAEFLSLVLATAREVPALLEALVQQGASPERLGLCGVSMGGFITYAAVALGARVAAATPLLASPEWRLPWPESPHLRPERFFPVALFSQNAGADDVVPAEPARAFHARLEPLYAAAPERLRHREYPGAGHMMPQQDWDEAIRGAVEWMARFVADAGTP
- a CDS encoding acetoacetate decarboxylase family protein, which gives rise to MSTSTLAAPQLVINSRMLYSSWIPADPKAAAALLPRGLSPAANRAIYMNQYVVDSADQTSGFGAYSLTYLGLDLADHFAPDGVTPGRFFTHYLNSSQGVRDYVSERGVPASHGTTTLELEDGRLVATTRVDGIPVIRTVARVGQQIASVARGQLMYVTQVKNKLMAGNYPYVGEIAAGFELQTLEFLAPDHPVYALRPASPLQKVEAWCWYAHRDSFVYPGGEYELKK
- a CDS encoding thiamine pyrophosphate-requiring protein; the protein is MSATVSDYLLYRLSQWGVRRIYGYPGDGINGILGALGRTSEFHFVQTRHEEMSAFMACAHAKFTGQPGVCLATSGPGAIHLLNGLYDAKLDHQPVVAIVGQQSRAVLGGHYQQEVDLLSLFKDVASEYCTMVTNPSAVRHAVDRAVRVALYERTVTCIILPNDIQEEAYQKPERAHGTVHSSVGYSVPRVLPREPDLRRAADVLNAGKKVAMLVGAGAMNAAEEVVQVADLLGAGVAKALLGKAVLPDDLPFVTGSIGLLGTKASWDLMSECDTLLMVGTSFPYSEFLPKEGQARGVQIDLDGRMLAIRYPMEVALVGDSQETLRALIPLLQRKEDRSWRDTLEKSVRQWRKTAEALAMESANPLNPRRVFWELSPKLPDEVILTGDSGSGTSWFAQYLDIRKGMMASVSGNLATMGCAVPYAIGAKFAFPHRPVLAVAGDGAMQMNGNSELITVAKYWKGWKDPRFIVLVLNNRDLNMVTWEQRVLAGDPKLPATQDLPDFPYAKYAESLGLKGIRVDRPESLGRAWDEALSADRPVVFEAYVDPDVPLLPPHITFEQAKHYAQALAKGDVNAGGILKQSLKAMKDQLLPNKGGKE